One segment of Macaca fascicularis isolate 582-1 chromosome 2, T2T-MFA8v1.1 DNA contains the following:
- the MST1R gene encoding macrophage-stimulating protein receptor isoform X20, with product MVASVPLSLQVGGAQVPGSWTFHYREDPVVLSISPNCGYSNSHITICGQHLTSAWHLVLSFHDGLRAVESRQCERQLPEQQLCRLPEYVVQDPQGWVAGNLSAWGDGAAGFTLPGFRFLTPPHPPSANLIPLKPEEHAIKFEYIGLGAVTDCVGVNVTVGGESCQHEFRGDMVVCPLPPSLQLGKDGAPLQVCVDGECHILGRVVWPGPDGVPQSTLLGILLPLLLLVAALATALVFSYWWQRKQLVLPPNLDDLASLDQTTGATPLPILYSGSDYRSGLARPATDGLDSTCVHGASFSNSEDESCVPLLRKESIQLRDLDSALLAEVKDVLIPHERVVTHSDRVIGKGHFGVVYHGEYIDQAQNRIQCAIKSLSRITEMQQVEAFLREGLLMRGLNHPNVLALIGIMLPPEGLPHVLLPYMCHGDLLQFIRSPQRNPTVKDLISFGLQVAHGMEYLAEQKFVHRDLAARNCMLDESFTVKVADFGLARDILDKEYYSVRQHRHARLPVKWMALESLQTYRFTTKSDVWSFGVLLWELLTRGAPPYPHIDPFDLTHFLAQGRRLPQPEYCPNSLYQVMQQCWEADPAARPTFGVLVGEVEQIVSALLGDHYVQLPATYMNLGPSTSHEMNVHPEQQQSSPMPGSAHRPRPLSEPPRPT from the exons ATGGTGGCCAGTGTCCCCCTTAGCCTGCAGGTGGGGGGTGCCCAGGTACCTGGTTCCTGGACCTTCCACTACAGAGAAGACCCTGTCGTGCTAAGCATCAGCCCCAACTGTGGCTACAG CAACTCCCACATCACCATCTGTGGCCAGCATCTAACTTCAGCATGGCACTTAGTGCTGTCATTCCATGACGGGCTTAGGGCAGTGGAGAGCAGG CAGTGTGAGAGGCAGCTTCCAGAGCAGCAGTTGTGCCGCCTGCCTGAATATGTGGTCCAAGACCCCCAGGGATGGGTGGCAGGAAATCTGAGTGCCTGGGGGGATGGAGCTGCTGGCTTTACACTGCCTGGCTTTCGCTTCCTAACCCCACCCCATCCACCCAGTGCCAACCTAATTCCACTGAAGCCTGAGGAGCATGCCATTAAGTTTGAG TATAttgggctgggtgctgtgactGACTGCGTGGGTGTCAACGTGACCGTGGGTGGTGAGAGCTGCCAGCACGAGTTCCGGGGGGACATGGTTGtctgccccctgcccccatccctgCAGCTTGGCAAGGATGGTGCCCCACTGCAG GTCTGCGTGGATGGTGAATGTCACATCCTGGGTAGAGTGGTGTGGCCAGGGCCAGATGGGGTCCCACAGAGCACGCTCCTTGGTATCCTGCTGCCTTTGCTGCTGCTTGTGGCCGCATTGGCCACTGCACTGGTCTTCAGCTACTGGTGGCAGAGGAAGCAGCTAG TTCTTCCTCCCAACCTGGATGACCTGGCATCCCTGGACCAGACTACTGGAGCCACACCCCTGCCTATTCTCTACTCGGGCTCTGACTACAGAAGTGGCCTTG CACGCCCTGCCACTGATGGTCTAGATTCCACTTGTGTCCATGGAGCATCCTTCTCCAATAGTGAAGATGAATCCTGTGTTCCACTGCTGCGGAAAGAGTCCATCCAGCTAAGGGACCTGGACTCTGCGCTGTTGGCTGAGGTCAAGGATGTGCTGATTCCCCATGAGCGGGTGGTCACCCACAGTGACCGAGTCATTGGCAAAG GCCACTTTGGAGTTGTCTACCATGGAGAATACATAGACCAGGCCCAGAATCGAATCCAATGTGCCATCAAGTCACTAAGTC GCATCACAGAGATGCAGCAGGTGGAGGCCTTCCTTCGAGAGGGGCTGCTCATGCGTGGCCTGAACCACCCGAATGTGCTGGCTCTCATTGGTATCATGTTGCCACCCGAGGGCCTGCCCCATGTGCTGCTGCCCTATATGTGCCACGGTGACCTGCTCCAGTTCATCCGCTCACCTCAGCGG AACCCCACCGTGAAGGACCTCATCAGCTTTGGCCTGCAGGTAGCCCATGGCATGGAGTACCTCGCAGAGCAGAAGTTTGTGCACAGGGACCTGGCTGCGCGAAACTGCAT GCTGGACGAGTCATTCACTGTCAAAGTGGCTGACTTTGGTTTGGCCCGTGACATCCTGGACAAGGAATACTATAGTGTTCGACAGCATCGCCACGCTCGCCTACCTGTGAAGTGGATGGCGCTGGAGAGCCTGCAGACCTATAGATTTACCACCAAGTCTGATGTG TGGTCATTTGGTGTGCTGCTGTGGGAACTGTTGACACGGGGTGCCCCACCATACCCCCACATCGACCCTTTTGACCTCACCCACTTCCTGGCCCAGGGTCGGCGCCTGCCCCAGCCTGAGTATTGCCCCAATTCTCT GTACCAAGTGATGCAGCAATGCTGGGAGGCGGACCCAGCAGCACGACCCACCTTCGGAGTACTAGTGGGGGAAGTGGAGCAGATAGTGTCTGCACTGCTTGGGGACCATTATGTGCAGCTGCCAGCAACCTACATGAACCTGGGCCCCAGCACCTCACATGAGATGAATGTGCATCCAGAACAGCAGCAGTCCTCACCCATGCCAGGGAGTGCACACCGACCCCGGCCACTCTCAGAGCCTCCTCGGCCCACTTGA
- the MST1R gene encoding macrophage-stimulating protein receptor isoform X21 produces the protein MVASVPLSLQVGGAQVPGSWTFHYREDPVVLSISPNCGYSNSHITICGQHLTSAWHLVLSFHDGLRAVESRCERQLPEQQLCRLPEYVVQDPQGWVAGNLSAWGDGAAGFTLPGFRFLTPPHPPSANLIPLKPEEHAIKFEYIGLGAVTDCVGVNVTVGGESCQHEFRGDMVVCPLPPSLQLGKDGAPLQVCVDGECHILGRVVWPGPDGVPQSTLLGILLPLLLLVAALATALVFSYWWQRKQLVLPPNLDDLASLDQTTGATPLPILYSGSDYRSGLARPATDGLDSTCVHGASFSNSEDESCVPLLRKESIQLRDLDSALLAEVKDVLIPHERVVTHSDRVIGKGHFGVVYHGEYIDQAQNRIQCAIKSLSRITEMQQVEAFLREGLLMRGLNHPNVLALIGIMLPPEGLPHVLLPYMCHGDLLQFIRSPQRNPTVKDLISFGLQVAHGMEYLAEQKFVHRDLAARNCMLDESFTVKVADFGLARDILDKEYYSVRQHRHARLPVKWMALESLQTYRFTTKSDVWSFGVLLWELLTRGAPPYPHIDPFDLTHFLAQGRRLPQPEYCPNSLYQVMQQCWEADPAARPTFGVLVGEVEQIVSALLGDHYVQLPATYMNLGPSTSHEMNVHPEQQQSSPMPGSAHRPRPLSEPPRPT, from the exons ATGGTGGCCAGTGTCCCCCTTAGCCTGCAGGTGGGGGGTGCCCAGGTACCTGGTTCCTGGACCTTCCACTACAGAGAAGACCCTGTCGTGCTAAGCATCAGCCCCAACTGTGGCTACAG CAACTCCCACATCACCATCTGTGGCCAGCATCTAACTTCAGCATGGCACTTAGTGCTGTCATTCCATGACGGGCTTAGGGCAGTGGAGAGCAGG TGTGAGAGGCAGCTTCCAGAGCAGCAGTTGTGCCGCCTGCCTGAATATGTGGTCCAAGACCCCCAGGGATGGGTGGCAGGAAATCTGAGTGCCTGGGGGGATGGAGCTGCTGGCTTTACACTGCCTGGCTTTCGCTTCCTAACCCCACCCCATCCACCCAGTGCCAACCTAATTCCACTGAAGCCTGAGGAGCATGCCATTAAGTTTGAG TATAttgggctgggtgctgtgactGACTGCGTGGGTGTCAACGTGACCGTGGGTGGTGAGAGCTGCCAGCACGAGTTCCGGGGGGACATGGTTGtctgccccctgcccccatccctgCAGCTTGGCAAGGATGGTGCCCCACTGCAG GTCTGCGTGGATGGTGAATGTCACATCCTGGGTAGAGTGGTGTGGCCAGGGCCAGATGGGGTCCCACAGAGCACGCTCCTTGGTATCCTGCTGCCTTTGCTGCTGCTTGTGGCCGCATTGGCCACTGCACTGGTCTTCAGCTACTGGTGGCAGAGGAAGCAGCTAG TTCTTCCTCCCAACCTGGATGACCTGGCATCCCTGGACCAGACTACTGGAGCCACACCCCTGCCTATTCTCTACTCGGGCTCTGACTACAGAAGTGGCCTTG CACGCCCTGCCACTGATGGTCTAGATTCCACTTGTGTCCATGGAGCATCCTTCTCCAATAGTGAAGATGAATCCTGTGTTCCACTGCTGCGGAAAGAGTCCATCCAGCTAAGGGACCTGGACTCTGCGCTGTTGGCTGAGGTCAAGGATGTGCTGATTCCCCATGAGCGGGTGGTCACCCACAGTGACCGAGTCATTGGCAAAG GCCACTTTGGAGTTGTCTACCATGGAGAATACATAGACCAGGCCCAGAATCGAATCCAATGTGCCATCAAGTCACTAAGTC GCATCACAGAGATGCAGCAGGTGGAGGCCTTCCTTCGAGAGGGGCTGCTCATGCGTGGCCTGAACCACCCGAATGTGCTGGCTCTCATTGGTATCATGTTGCCACCCGAGGGCCTGCCCCATGTGCTGCTGCCCTATATGTGCCACGGTGACCTGCTCCAGTTCATCCGCTCACCTCAGCGG AACCCCACCGTGAAGGACCTCATCAGCTTTGGCCTGCAGGTAGCCCATGGCATGGAGTACCTCGCAGAGCAGAAGTTTGTGCACAGGGACCTGGCTGCGCGAAACTGCAT GCTGGACGAGTCATTCACTGTCAAAGTGGCTGACTTTGGTTTGGCCCGTGACATCCTGGACAAGGAATACTATAGTGTTCGACAGCATCGCCACGCTCGCCTACCTGTGAAGTGGATGGCGCTGGAGAGCCTGCAGACCTATAGATTTACCACCAAGTCTGATGTG TGGTCATTTGGTGTGCTGCTGTGGGAACTGTTGACACGGGGTGCCCCACCATACCCCCACATCGACCCTTTTGACCTCACCCACTTCCTGGCCCAGGGTCGGCGCCTGCCCCAGCCTGAGTATTGCCCCAATTCTCT GTACCAAGTGATGCAGCAATGCTGGGAGGCGGACCCAGCAGCACGACCCACCTTCGGAGTACTAGTGGGGGAAGTGGAGCAGATAGTGTCTGCACTGCTTGGGGACCATTATGTGCAGCTGCCAGCAACCTACATGAACCTGGGCCCCAGCACCTCACATGAGATGAATGTGCATCCAGAACAGCAGCAGTCCTCACCCATGCCAGGGAGTGCACACCGACCCCGGCCACTCTCAGAGCCTCCTCGGCCCACTTGA